In Candidatus Zymogenaceae bacterium, a single genomic region encodes these proteins:
- a CDS encoding cobalamin-dependent protein (Presence of a B(12) (cobalamin)-binding domain implies dependence on cobalamin itself, in one of its several forms, or in some unusual lineages, dependence on a cobalamin-like analog.) has translation MKLRPDEKLDVKKILQDLEVYRPRRRGWNWRRKVENHKIGPFVYRDTSKNLTHSVPLPSAHYFGGIDPQCDFVITTEIASGRFEDDIRRMRMAAWHGADHIMVIRTTGQSHYDGLIEGTPEGVGGVPITRKQVRASRKALDFIEDEVGRPINFHSYVSGVAGPEIAVLFSEEGVNGAHQDPQYNVLYRNINMHRSFVDAAVAKKIMADADILQIDGAHNANATAREAWKVMPELLVQHAVNSAFSLAVGMKKENIALSTVPPTAPPAPKLYIDLPYAVALRDIFEGFRFRAQQNTRYMESDTDEATITHVLDTIISRLTSADIQSTITPDEGRNVPWHYNNILGVNTARQTLMGVDGLDELVELKMDGAVGAAAREIKERAVLFLEEIIETGGYFAAVERGTFVDSGNFPERSGDGIARKADGGVAAGTVVMREDDYMAPVCSHFGDNHLPDGIEKPCDLIGGCSLCDPDKIVYIDELDEDDNVQKRLDAVENERGNDLIRPEVEWAGDGIVCVTLFIPEPRDVAEAAALELAAGMGLEGPEVISIRVMHPAEGTLVEVKGKLNRAVKRDTLVIPKAKELIPEDVIDSFVREHKLSLVAATVGEDEHSVGMREIIDIKHGGLEKYGFSCHYLGTSVSVSKLLDAAQETGSDIVLISTIITHNDIHRLNMRRLSDLAKERGIRDKLILIAGGTQVTDDIAKESGMDAGFGRGTKGHHVASFIVDALLKSSTKRERT, from the coding sequence ATGAAGCTTCGACCCGATGAAAAACTGGATGTAAAGAAAATCCTCCAGGATCTCGAGGTCTATCGGCCCAGACGTCGGGGGTGGAACTGGCGACGGAAGGTGGAGAATCACAAGATCGGCCCGTTCGTCTACCGGGACACATCAAAAAACCTCACCCACTCGGTTCCCCTGCCGTCGGCCCACTATTTCGGCGGCATCGATCCCCAATGCGATTTCGTCATCACCACGGAGATCGCCTCGGGCCGTTTCGAGGACGACATACGCCGCATGCGCATGGCCGCATGGCACGGCGCCGATCACATCATGGTGATTCGCACCACCGGCCAGTCCCACTACGACGGCCTGATCGAGGGGACTCCCGAGGGCGTGGGCGGCGTCCCGATTACCCGAAAGCAGGTCCGGGCGTCCCGCAAGGCCCTGGACTTCATCGAGGACGAGGTGGGACGGCCCATCAATTTTCACTCATATGTCAGCGGCGTGGCCGGGCCGGAGATCGCCGTGCTCTTTTCGGAAGAGGGGGTCAACGGCGCCCACCAGGACCCCCAGTACAACGTCCTGTATCGAAACATCAACATGCACCGGTCCTTTGTGGACGCCGCGGTGGCGAAGAAGATCATGGCCGACGCCGATATCCTCCAGATAGACGGCGCACACAACGCCAACGCCACCGCCCGGGAGGCCTGGAAGGTGATGCCGGAGCTTCTGGTCCAGCACGCCGTCAACTCCGCGTTTTCACTGGCCGTGGGCATGAAAAAAGAGAACATCGCCCTTTCCACCGTGCCGCCCACGGCGCCCCCGGCGCCCAAGCTGTATATCGACCTCCCGTACGCCGTGGCCCTCAGGGATATATTCGAGGGCTTCAGGTTCCGCGCCCAGCAGAACACCCGCTACATGGAGTCGGACACCGACGAGGCCACCATCACCCACGTGCTCGATACCATCATTTCGAGGCTCACGTCGGCGGACATCCAGAGCACCATCACCCCGGACGAGGGACGAAACGTCCCCTGGCACTACAACAACATCCTGGGGGTGAACACCGCCCGCCAGACATTAATGGGGGTAGACGGCCTGGATGAGCTGGTTGAGCTGAAGATGGACGGCGCGGTCGGCGCCGCCGCCCGGGAGATCAAAGAGCGGGCGGTGCTGTTTCTGGAGGAGATCATCGAGACGGGGGGGTATTTTGCCGCCGTGGAGCGGGGTACGTTTGTGGACTCGGGCAACTTTCCCGAGCGCTCCGGCGACGGCATCGCCAGAAAGGCCGACGGCGGCGTGGCGGCGGGCACCGTGGTCATGCGGGAAGACGACTACATGGCGCCGGTCTGCAGCCACTTCGGGGACAACCACCTCCCGGACGGCATCGAAAAACCCTGCGATCTCATCGGCGGCTGCTCCCTGTGCGATCCTGATAAAATCGTCTATATCGACGAGCTGGACGAGGACGACAACGTACAGAAGCGGCTCGATGCGGTGGAGAATGAGAGGGGGAACGACCTCATCCGGCCAGAGGTGGAGTGGGCGGGGGACGGCATCGTCTGCGTGACGCTCTTCATCCCGGAGCCCAGGGACGTGGCGGAGGCCGCCGCCCTGGAGCTTGCAGCCGGCATGGGGCTGGAGGGACCAGAGGTCATCAGCATCCGGGTCATGCACCCGGCCGAGGGGACCCTTGTCGAGGTGAAGGGAAAGCTCAATCGTGCCGTCAAGCGGGATACGCTTGTCATCCCAAAGGCGAAGGAGCTGATCCCCGAAGATGTCATCGATTCTTTCGTGAGAGAGCATAAACTGTCGCTTGTGGCCGCAACGGTGGGCGAGGACGAGCACTCGGTGGGGATGCGGGAGATCATCGACATCAAGCACGGGGGGCTTGAAAAGTACGGCTTTTCGTGTCACTACCTGGGCACGTCGGTTTCGGTATCCAAGCTCCTGGACGCCGCCCAGGAGACCGGCTCGGATATCGTGCTGATCTCCACCATCATCACCCACAACGACATCCATCGTCTGAACATGCGACGGCTTTCCGACCTGGCAAAGGAGCGGGGCATCAGGGATAAGCTCATCCTGATCGCCGGGGGCACCCAGGTGACCGACGACATCGCAAAGGAATCGGGGATGGACGCCGGATTCGGCCGGGGGACGAAGGGGCATCACGTGGCGAGCTTCATCGTCGATGCGCTGTTGAAATCATCCACCAAGCGGGAGCGGACGTGA
- a CDS encoding ornithine aminomutase subunit alpha translates to MERADDFEKRRAHLADMSDERLKDYFWELVNTIIQPLVEEAKGHTSPSIERSVLLRMGFSSLEAKALVTMITDRGLLGSGAGRVVYRAAEAADVDVRTAGLKLLDGGLWDEVTS, encoded by the coding sequence ATGGAGCGGGCCGACGATTTCGAAAAGCGGAGGGCTCACCTTGCCGATATGTCCGATGAGCGGCTGAAAGATTATTTCTGGGAGCTGGTGAATACCATCATCCAGCCGCTGGTGGAGGAGGCGAAGGGACACACCTCGCCGTCCATCGAGCGCTCGGTGCTCTTAAGAATGGGATTTTCCAGCCTGGAGGCCAAGGCCCTCGTGACGATGATCACCGACCGGGGCCTCCTCGGCTCCGGGGCGGGTCGGGTTGTCTACCGTGCGGCCGAAGCCGCCGATGTGGACGTACGCACCGCGGGGCTGAAGCTCTTGGACGGGGGACTCTGGGACGAGGTGACGTCATGA
- a CDS encoding PLP-dependent lyase/thiolase has product MAKRNEIMKRSVGIDYEKYATGPLSFDYARLMEDTGYDIETVGRIQAETAVGNTPMVQLKNLTDLARSTAPAGKGARIFVKDEAQNPSGSFKDRRASISVYEAKKKGYKGVVAATSGNYGAAVASQAAKLGLSCIIVQEAFDSHGIAQPEIAEKTRACEAYGAEVIRLSVGPELFYVFLLVLAETGYFNASLYTPYSILGIETLGAELVRDLSVVDGGLHPDVVVATHAGGGNITGTGRGLLKSGVSDTMLVGASVDLSGLHMASDTDFNRKSFTTGHTGFGIPFATWPDRADVPRNAARPLRYMDRFVTVTQGEVFYITQTLAELEGMERGPAGNTSLTAAFALAREMERDKIIVVQETEYTGAGKHPIAQLNLAKKMGVEVRRGNPMENAPGEAIVIPEHPSQIQVVDVDMEGLRSSYVKNAGRSLKPGESPGAGDIAFLSEDCRGTEDFVRRMLSEAQ; this is encoded by the coding sequence ATGGCAAAAAGAAACGAGATCATGAAACGATCCGTGGGCATCGACTATGAGAAGTACGCCACCGGCCCCCTCTCCTTCGATTACGCACGGCTCATGGAGGATACCGGCTACGACATCGAGACGGTGGGGCGCATCCAGGCGGAGACGGCCGTGGGAAACACGCCGATGGTCCAGCTGAAGAACCTCACCGATCTCGCCCGGAGCACGGCGCCGGCGGGAAAGGGCGCCAGGATCTTCGTCAAGGACGAGGCCCAGAATCCGTCAGGCTCCTTCAAGGACCGACGGGCGTCCATCTCGGTATACGAAGCGAAGAAGAAGGGGTACAAAGGCGTGGTGGCCGCCACGTCCGGAAATTACGGCGCCGCCGTGGCCTCCCAGGCGGCAAAACTGGGCCTTTCCTGCATCATCGTACAGGAGGCGTTCGACAGCCACGGCATCGCCCAGCCCGAGATCGCCGAGAAGACGAGGGCCTGCGAGGCGTACGGCGCGGAAGTGATCCGGCTGTCTGTGGGGCCGGAGCTCTTTTATGTCTTCCTGTTGGTATTGGCGGAGACCGGCTATTTCAACGCGTCCCTCTACACGCCGTATTCGATCCTCGGCATCGAGACCCTGGGGGCGGAGCTGGTGCGGGACCTCTCGGTTGTGGACGGCGGGCTCCATCCCGACGTGGTGGTGGCCACCCACGCCGGCGGGGGGAACATCACCGGCACCGGCCGGGGGCTTTTGAAGTCGGGCGTGTCCGACACGATGCTGGTGGGGGCCAGCGTGGACCTCTCGGGGCTTCACATGGCGTCTGATACGGATTTTAACCGAAAATCCTTCACCACCGGCCACACCGGGTTCGGCATCCCGTTCGCCACCTGGCCGGATCGGGCCGACGTGCCTCGAAACGCCGCACGGCCCCTCAGGTACATGGATCGCTTCGTGACGGTCACCCAGGGAGAGGTCTTCTACATCACACAAACCCTGGCGGAGCTGGAGGGGATGGAGCGGGGGCCCGCGGGGAATACCTCCCTGACGGCGGCCTTCGCCCTGGCCCGGGAGATGGAACGGGATAAAATCATCGTGGTCCAGGAGACCGAGTACACCGGCGCCGGCAAGCACCCCATCGCCCAGCTCAACCTCGCAAAGAAAATGGGGGTGGAGGTCAGGCGGGGAAATCCTATGGAAAACGCGCCGGGAGAGGCCATCGTCATCCCGGAGCATCCCTCCCAGATTCAGGTTGTCGACGTGGACATGGAGGGGTTGCGGTCGTCGTATGTGAAGAATGCGGGCCGAAGCCTGAAGCCGGGGGAATCTCCGGGGGCTGGGGACATCGCGTTTCTGTCCGAGGACTGCCGGGGGACGGAGGACTTCGTCCGGAGAATGCTGTCGGAAGCACAATAA
- a CDS encoding 2-amino-4-ketopentanoate thiolase, protein MEKRVKKGTLVEIEQVILTPKERAPQVPDDTKKVPLVMRARGTLVNDAVIGEEARIETVTGRVLTGILAEKNPAYDHGFGEPIPELVPIGREVRVILKGRSAKEAPGT, encoded by the coding sequence ATGGAAAAGCGCGTGAAGAAGGGAACGCTGGTGGAGATCGAACAGGTTATCCTGACGCCGAAAGAACGGGCACCCCAGGTGCCAGACGACACCAAGAAGGTGCCGCTGGTGATGCGGGCCAGGGGGACACTTGTGAACGATGCGGTGATCGGGGAGGAGGCGAGGATCGAGACCGTCACCGGGCGCGTGCTGACGGGGATTCTGGCGGAAAAAAATCCGGCGTATGATCACGGATTCGGAGAGCCGATCCCGGAGCTCGTTCCCATCGGCCGGGAGGTCCGGGTGATTCTGAAGGGCCGCAGTGCGAAGGAGGCGCCCGGAACATGA
- a CDS encoding NADP-binding protein encodes MTKNINVVVLGTGQMGTGVIKLLLEKQGIRLAGAYSKRAERSGMDVGEAIGLDKKLGISLTHDLPDLLEVEKPDLVIQCTCSRVTEAFPEIEIALSAGANVISIAEEMSFPAYGSPVLAGKIDSLAKEKGVTVLGTGINPGFVLDLLVIALSGVCFRVDSIEARRVNDLSPYGPSVLTTQGVGITPEEFHRGVKDGSVVGHFGFPESISMIAKALGWEIERIEQTREPIVSDVKRETEFVKIEPGLTAGCKHTGIGYMNGRPVITLIHPQQVHPHLAGVTTGDYIDIEGVPGVSFSGSPEIPGGVGTEALAVNMIPQVINALPGLATMADLPVPAALMGNVGKMVRG; translated from the coding sequence ATGACAAAAAATATTAACGTAGTGGTATTGGGGACCGGCCAAATGGGGACCGGAGTCATCAAGCTGCTTTTGGAAAAACAGGGCATCCGGCTTGCGGGGGCCTATTCGAAAAGGGCGGAACGGTCCGGCATGGACGTGGGTGAGGCAATCGGCCTGGACAAAAAACTGGGAATCTCACTGACCCACGACCTCCCGGATCTCTTGGAGGTGGAAAAGCCGGATTTGGTCATCCAGTGCACCTGCTCCCGGGTGACGGAAGCGTTTCCGGAAATCGAGATAGCCCTCTCGGCGGGGGCGAATGTCATCTCCATCGCCGAAGAGATGAGCTTTCCGGCATACGGGTCGCCTGTGCTTGCGGGGAAGATCGATTCCCTGGCGAAAGAGAAGGGGGTGACGGTGCTGGGCACCGGCATCAACCCCGGTTTTGTGCTGGATCTTCTTGTCATCGCCCTTTCCGGGGTCTGCTTCCGGGTGGACTCCATCGAAGCCCGGCGGGTGAACGACCTGTCCCCCTACGGGCCGTCGGTGCTCACCACCCAGGGGGTGGGAATCACGCCCGAGGAGTTTCACAGAGGCGTGAAGGACGGCTCGGTGGTGGGCCACTTCGGATTTCCCGAGTCTATCAGCATGATCGCCAAGGCCCTGGGGTGGGAGATCGAGCGCATCGAGCAGACCCGGGAGCCGATTGTGAGCGATGTGAAGCGGGAGACCGAGTTCGTGAAAATAGAGCCGGGCCTGACCGCCGGCTGCAAGCACACCGGCATCGGGTACATGAACGGCAGGCCGGTCATTACCCTCATTCATCCCCAGCAGGTGCACCCGCACCTGGCGGGGGTCACCACCGGCGACTATATTGATATTGAGGGCGTACCCGGTGTCTCCTTTTCCGGCTCTCCCGAAATACCGGGAGGTGTGGGCACCGAGGCGTTGGCGGTGAACATGATACCCCAGGTCATCAACGCCCTTCCGGGACTCGCCACCATGGCCGATTTGCCTGTTCCGGCGGCCCTGATGGGGAACGTCGGCAAGATGGTGAGAGGATAG
- a CDS encoding DUF4332 domain-containing protein, whose translation MSYPIKDIEGIGDVYAGKLKAVGISTTGTLLKRGKTPSGRKELESSTGIGHALILEWVNLADLMRIKGVGEEYSDLLEEAGVDTVNELKNRNAKNLYEKVKETNAAKNLVRRLPSLKEITNWIDQAKSLPPMVEY comes from the coding sequence ATGAGTTATCCGATCAAGGATATAGAAGGTATCGGCGATGTATACGCCGGGAAATTGAAAGCGGTGGGAATCAGCACCACCGGGACGCTCCTGAAACGGGGAAAAACTCCTTCCGGGAGAAAAGAACTGGAAAGCTCCACCGGCATCGGCCATGCGCTCATCCTCGAGTGGGTGAACCTGGCCGACCTGATGCGCATCAAGGGTGTTGGAGAGGAGTATTCGGACCTGCTGGAAGAGGCGGGGGTGGATACCGTCAATGAACTGAAAAATAGAAACGCAAAGAACCTGTACGAAAAGGTCAAGGAAACCAACGCGGCAAAAAACCTGGTTCGTCGCCTTCCGTCCCTCAAGGAAATCACCAACTGGATAGACCAGGCAAAATCACTGCCTCCGATGGTTGAATATTAG
- a CDS encoding helix-turn-helix transcriptional regulator, with product MRARVGILSHLHDEGECVIEQKKTQVNETESQKPKNTLTAIREQMLLSKSELARKAGVSVLTIDRIEKGMSCRMETKRKILTALGIDFSESKKFFND from the coding sequence ATGCGCGCCCGTGTTGGTATACTCTCACACTTACACGATGAGGGGGAGTGTGTCATAGAACAGAAAAAGACACAAGTAAACGAGACCGAATCCCAGAAACCCAAGAACACCCTAACGGCAATCCGGGAGCAGATGCTTTTGAGCAAGTCCGAACTCGCCAGAAAGGCGGGGGTGAGCGTGCTGACCATCGACCGCATCGAGAAAGGTATGAGCTGCCGGATGGAAACCAAGCGAAAGATACTCACGGCACTGGGCATCGATTTCTCGGAAAGTAAAAAGTTCTTCAACGATTAA
- a CDS encoding extracellular solute-binding protein: MIAGCRTNDAASSADDAGLVFWAAMTPDEIETLRAIADDYRAERGVTVTVREIGLFEINTKLELAAPAGRGPDLVSVSHTSVGVLSLMGLLLPLDRAVLPLSGCPPDLVDAFGYDAVLYGAPLTVESYGLVVNEGLLSEVPETLEELLDTARRLTVDTDGDGETDVYGFLTDPANFYFTFPFYDVYGGYIFSETDEGAVDPTHMGLCTPGGIEGLTLLFDIAGPTGFIPRGIDYPIIGELFGENRVAMMIHGVYLIPSYRSLGMNVGYHPIPPAESGRRARPLANLMGIGVSAHSENPESALDFLAYLLEPSRLRLIFEGSGAIKVMANPLVYREEDFAQEPLLAAAVEIAGTSYPYPNDPAGELVWDAVGAAATAVMDGTLSPEEALCRMEERIETVIEEMRR, encoded by the coding sequence ATGATAGCGGGCTGTCGGACCAATGACGCCGCATCATCCGCCGATGACGCTGGCCTGGTCTTCTGGGCGGCGATGACACCGGATGAAATTGAGACCCTCAGGGCCATTGCGGACGACTACCGCGCCGAGCGGGGCGTGACGGTGACCGTCCGGGAAATCGGCCTCTTCGAGATCAACACGAAGCTGGAGCTGGCGGCGCCGGCGGGACGGGGGCCGGACCTCGTCAGCGTCTCCCACACGTCCGTGGGAGTACTCTCCCTGATGGGGCTGCTCTTACCGCTGGATCGGGCGGTGCTTCCCTTGAGCGGCTGCCCCCCCGATCTCGTGGACGCCTTCGGGTACGACGCCGTCCTCTACGGCGCGCCGCTGACGGTGGAATCATACGGCCTGGTGGTGAACGAGGGGCTGCTCTCCGAGGTTCCCGAAACCCTTGAGGAGCTTCTCGATACAGCCCGTCGCCTGACGGTGGACACAGACGGCGACGGTGAGACGGATGTGTACGGATTCCTCACAGATCCCGCAAATTTCTATTTCACCTTTCCCTTCTACGACGTATATGGGGGATACATCTTTTCCGAAACCGATGAGGGCGCCGTCGACCCGACCCACATGGGATTGTGTACCCCCGGCGGCATCGAGGGTCTTACGCTCCTCTTCGACATCGCCGGTCCCACAGGCTTCATCCCCCGGGGAATCGATTATCCCATTATCGGCGAGCTCTTCGGCGAGAATCGTGTGGCGATGATGATTCACGGCGTCTATCTGATCCCCTCTTACCGGAGCCTGGGGATGAACGTGGGCTACCACCCGATACCGCCCGCGGAAAGCGGTCGGAGGGCGAGGCCCCTGGCGAACCTGATGGGTATCGGCGTGAGCGCCCATTCAGAAAATCCGGAGTCCGCACTTGACTTCCTTGCGTATCTTCTGGAGCCGAGCCGTTTGCGTCTCATCTTCGAGGGATCCGGGGCAATCAAGGTCATGGCGAATCCTCTGGTCTATCGCGAGGAGGATTTCGCACAGGAACCCCTCCTGGCCGCCGCCGTGGAGATCGCGGGCACGTCATACCCGTACCCGAATGACCCGGCGGGGGAGCTGGTGTGGGACGCCGTCGGAGCCGCGGCGACGGCGGTGATGGACGGCACACTCTCGCCCGAGGAGGCGCTGTGCCGAATGGAGGAGCGCATCGAAACCGTGATCGAGGAGATGAGGCGGTGA
- a CDS encoding sugar ABC transporter permease: MRHGISSNPRSDGAAAALIIGAVGPVLLLVLLLSVIPMVYNIYISATNMSLYHYFDYEFVGLENYRLIFTSPVSDFGTVSTWNVIYALLSIGLPFIIGVTAAGSLKRIPRAAALFTLPILILPWVIPAFITVLIWKGLFNYHFGLINLALSALKLPEVPWLLSPQPARIAVVLVSTWLGIPFMTLMAYGILHTIPNGIYEAARIDGAAPFRTFASITLPLVFRRMLPVLVLGFSAAFNNFTVIYLLTAGGPMNPENIGGAGATDIIISHIFGLTLMSRRYGLAAAYAVIVFVVVALVTAGSLALLRKNKGEAF, translated from the coding sequence GTGAGACACGGGATATCTTCCAACCCGCGCAGCGACGGCGCCGCCGCGGCCCTCATAATCGGGGCCGTTGGACCGGTGCTGCTCCTGGTGCTTCTCCTTTCCGTGATACCAATGGTATACAACATCTACATCTCCGCCACCAACATGAGTTTATACCACTACTTCGATTACGAGTTCGTGGGCCTCGAGAACTACCGCCTTATCTTCACCAGCCCCGTCAGCGACTTCGGTACGGTTTCGACATGGAACGTGATATACGCGCTTCTTTCCATCGGCCTTCCCTTTATCATCGGCGTCACGGCCGCCGGAAGCCTGAAAAGAATCCCCCGAGCCGCCGCTCTCTTCACCCTGCCTATTCTTATCCTCCCCTGGGTGATCCCCGCATTCATTACGGTGCTCATCTGGAAGGGGCTGTTTAACTATCATTTCGGCCTGATCAATCTGGCCCTCTCGGCCCTCAAACTCCCCGAGGTGCCCTGGCTCCTCTCCCCCCAGCCCGCCCGAATCGCGGTGGTGCTGGTCAGCACCTGGCTGGGCATCCCCTTCATGACGCTCATGGCCTACGGCATCCTTCATACCATACCCAACGGCATATACGAGGCGGCCAGAATCGACGGCGCCGCACCCTTTCGGACGTTCGCCTCCATCACCCTGCCGCTGGTGTTTCGCAGGATGCTGCCGGTGCTGGTCCTCGGATTCTCGGCGGCGTTCAACAATTTCACCGTCATCTATCTTTTGACGGCGGGAGGACCGATGAATCCTGAGAACATCGGCGGGGCGGGAGCCACCGACATCATCATCTCACACATCTTCGGCCTCACCCTCATGAGCAGGCGCTACGGCCTGGCGGCGGCGTATGCGGTCATCGTCTTTGTGGTCGTGGCCCTGGTAACCGCGGGAAGCCTCGCTCTCCTTCGTAAAAACAAGGGGGAGGCGTTTTGA
- a CDS encoding ABC transporter permease subunit, with translation MMERKNRGVKKRTSVSGSLIIALLVLFSGLPLVYVVSTSLSTSRGLSAGRILPEAITLDQYRSLIINTDFLLWMKNSMIISGTTALLAVFVTSLSAYALSRFPFPGRRNITSGLLIVQLFPNILALVAVYKILQILRLLDTHAGLVLVYLAGAVPFSAWLIKGYFDSIPATCEEAAAVDGAGPFRTFFYITLPMSMPIIVVVFAFNFIAAYSDFLLAAVVLTEPKRYTLALGLRSFLEGDFSTNWPQFCAGALLGALPILLLFLAGSAVFQYSGGLGQKEHRATSGVKETIGSGRQGRLPL, from the coding sequence ATGATGGAGAGAAAGAATAGAGGCGTAAAAAAAAGGACGTCCGTTTCCGGATCGCTGATCATCGCCCTCCTGGTCCTCTTTTCCGGGCTGCCCCTGGTGTATGTGGTCTCCACCTCGCTGTCCACTAGCCGGGGACTCTCCGCCGGGAGAATCCTGCCCGAAGCGATAACGCTGGATCAGTATCGCTCTCTCATCATCAACACCGACTTTCTTCTCTGGATGAAAAACTCCATGATCATCTCCGGCACCACGGCGCTTCTTGCTGTGTTCGTAACCTCCCTTTCGGCCTATGCCCTTTCCCGCTTTCCCTTTCCCGGTAGGCGAAACATCACGTCGGGGCTGCTCATCGTCCAGCTCTTTCCTAACATCCTCGCGCTTGTGGCGGTGTACAAAATTCTTCAGATATTACGACTTCTGGATACTCACGCAGGCCTGGTGCTGGTATATCTCGCCGGCGCCGTCCCCTTTTCCGCGTGGCTGATCAAGGGATATTTTGACTCCATCCCCGCCACCTGTGAAGAGGCGGCGGCGGTGGACGGTGCCGGCCCCTTTCGGACCTTTTTTTACATAACCCTCCCGATGAGCATGCCGATCATCGTGGTGGTGTTCGCGTTCAACTTTATCGCGGCGTATTCCGATTTCCTGCTGGCCGCCGTGGTCCTGACCGAGCCGAAGCGATATACCCTGGCCCTGGGTCTGCGGTCGTTTCTCGAAGGGGACTTTTCCACGAACTGGCCGCAGTTCTGCGCCGGCGCGCTCCTGGGCGCTTTGCCGATACTGCTGCTTTTTCTTGCCGGCAGTGCCGTCTTCCAATATAGTGGTGGATTGGGACAAAAGGAGCACAGAGCAACAAGTGGGGTGAAGGAAACTATAGGGTCAGGCCGACAAGGTCGGCTCCCTTTATAG